In Aquipuribacter nitratireducens, one genomic interval encodes:
- a CDS encoding molybdenum cofactor synthesis domain-containing protein — protein MAEPPGARRGRVVTVSTSAAAGTAADRSGPLLVAGLRELGLEVPVAAVVPDGDAVGTALREALAAGADVVLLTGGTGLSPDDTTPEQVRPLLDREVPGVAEALRADGRARGVVTASLSRSVAGVAGRSLVVALPGSTGACRDALEVLGPLLPHALDMLAGVPGPEAHAHGRGEP, from the coding sequence ATGGCTGAGCCGCCCGGGGCCCGCCGCGGCCGCGTCGTCACCGTCTCGACGAGCGCGGCGGCCGGGACCGCCGCGGACCGCTCCGGGCCGCTGCTCGTCGCCGGGCTGCGGGAGCTCGGCCTCGAGGTGCCGGTAGCCGCCGTCGTGCCCGACGGGGACGCCGTCGGGACCGCGCTGCGTGAGGCGCTCGCCGCCGGCGCCGACGTCGTCCTCCTCACGGGCGGGACCGGGCTGTCACCCGACGACACGACCCCCGAGCAGGTGCGGCCGCTCCTGGACCGGGAGGTGCCGGGCGTGGCGGAGGCCCTGCGCGCCGACGGGCGCGCCCGCGGCGTCGTCACCGCGTCCCTGTCCCGCTCCGTCGCCGGGGTCGCCGGACGGTCGCTCGTCGTCGCGCTGCCCGGCTCGACCGGCGCCTGCCGCGACGCGCTCGAGGTCCTCGGTCCCCTGCTGCCGCACGCCCTCGACATGCTCGCCGGCGTGCCCGGGCCCGAGGCCCACGCACACGGTCGGGGGGAGCCGTGA
- the moaC gene encoding cyclic pyranopterin monophosphate synthase MoaC — translation MVDVTAKAVTVREAVATGLVRCSPEVVAALRDRTVPKGDVLAVARLAGIQATKRTPDLVPLAHPVAVHGVVMDVEVVDDGVALRATVRTAERTGVEMEALTAVAVAGLTVVDMVKALDRLSEITDVRVVAKSGGRSGDWVRGDG, via the coding sequence ATGGTCGACGTCACCGCGAAGGCGGTCACCGTCCGCGAGGCCGTCGCGACGGGTCTCGTCCGCTGCTCCCCGGAGGTCGTCGCGGCCCTGCGCGACCGGACGGTGCCGAAGGGTGACGTGCTCGCCGTCGCCCGCCTCGCCGGCATCCAGGCCACCAAGCGCACCCCCGACCTGGTGCCGTTGGCCCACCCGGTGGCGGTGCACGGGGTCGTCATGGACGTCGAGGTCGTCGACGACGGCGTCGCGCTGCGCGCGACGGTGCGCACCGCGGAGCGCACGGGCGTCGAGATGGAGGCCCTCACCGCCGTCGCGGTCGCGGGGCTCACCGTCGTCGACATGGTGAAGGCGCTCGACCGGCTCAGCGAGATCACCGACGTGCGGGTCGTCGCGAAGTCCGGCGGGCGCAGCGGGGACTGGGTGCGCGGTGATGGCTGA
- the glp gene encoding gephyrin-like molybdotransferase Glp has product MSGHGVAGLVPVDDHRRDCLALVAPVTPVEVGLLDALGRVLAEDVVAPAPLPGADNSGMDGYAVHCADVASASEGSPVVLPVLGDVAAGSAAPDALPAGSAVRIMTGGVVPPGADGIVPVEQTDAGVERVEVRAPAEPGRFVRRAGSDVGAGETVLRAGDLLDPRRLALLTAVGRARVRVVGVPRVAVLSTGDELVAPGGALRPGQVHDSNGIGVTAAARELGCDAAHVGGVPDDPAGLRSALAEQAARADVVVTTGGVSAGAFDVVKAVLRETGGVRFRRVAMQPGMPQGLGVLEGPDGRRVPVFCLPGNPVSAMVSFEVFVRPALLAALGHRVLERRRVEAVTRSGWSSPAGKRQFARVRLVATGPSGADVECEAVGGQGSHLAADLAHADALAVVPEDVTAVEPGDRLECLVLAGGTA; this is encoded by the coding sequence GTGAGCGGACACGGGGTCGCGGGGCTCGTCCCGGTCGACGACCACCGCCGGGACTGCCTCGCCCTCGTCGCGCCGGTCACGCCGGTCGAGGTCGGACTCCTCGACGCCCTCGGCCGTGTCCTCGCGGAGGACGTCGTCGCCCCCGCGCCGTTGCCGGGAGCGGACAACTCCGGCATGGACGGCTACGCGGTCCACTGCGCGGACGTCGCCTCCGCGTCGGAGGGCAGCCCCGTCGTGCTGCCGGTCCTCGGGGACGTCGCCGCCGGGTCCGCCGCCCCCGACGCCCTGCCGGCCGGGTCGGCCGTGCGGATCATGACCGGCGGCGTCGTGCCGCCCGGCGCCGACGGCATCGTGCCCGTCGAGCAGACCGACGCCGGCGTCGAGCGCGTCGAGGTCCGTGCCCCCGCCGAGCCGGGCCGGTTCGTGCGCCGCGCCGGCAGCGACGTCGGGGCCGGCGAGACCGTGCTGCGGGCCGGGGACCTGCTCGACCCGCGTCGGCTCGCGCTCCTCACCGCCGTGGGGCGTGCCCGGGTGCGGGTCGTCGGGGTCCCGCGGGTCGCCGTCCTGTCGACCGGCGACGAGCTCGTGGCGCCGGGCGGTGCCCTTCGCCCCGGTCAGGTCCACGACTCCAACGGCATCGGGGTGACCGCCGCGGCGCGGGAGCTCGGCTGCGACGCCGCGCACGTCGGCGGGGTGCCCGACGACCCCGCCGGCCTGCGGTCCGCGCTCGCCGAGCAGGCGGCCCGCGCCGACGTCGTCGTCACGACCGGCGGGGTGTCGGCCGGCGCGTTCGACGTCGTGAAGGCGGTCCTGCGGGAGACCGGGGGAGTGCGGTTCCGCCGGGTCGCGATGCAGCCGGGCATGCCGCAGGGTCTCGGTGTGCTCGAGGGACCCGACGGCCGCCGTGTTCCCGTCTTCTGCCTGCCCGGCAACCCGGTGAGCGCGATGGTGTCCTTCGAGGTCTTCGTCCGTCCCGCCCTCCTCGCCGCGCTCGGGCACCGCGTGCTCGAGCGGAGACGCGTCGAGGCCGTCACCCGGTCCGGCTGGTCGTCCCCGGCGGGCAAGCGGCAGTTCGCGCGCGTACGGCTCGTCGCGACCGGCCCGAGCGGCGCGGACGTGGAGTGCGAGGCCGTCGGCGGGCAGGGCAGCCACCTCGCCGCCGACCTCGCGCACGCCGACGCGCTGGCCGTCGTGCCGGAGGACGTCACGGCGGTGGAGCCCGGCGACCGGCTCGAGTGCCTCGTGCTGGCGGGGGGCACGGCGTGA
- the galU gene encoding UTP--glucose-1-phosphate uridylyltransferase GalU: protein MTTDARATKAVIPAAGLGTRFLPATKATPKEMLPVVDRPAIQYVVEEAVAAGLDDVLMITGRSKRALEDHFDRNLELEHSLQAKGKDSTLRAVQASNDLGTIHYVRQGDPRGLGHAVLCAAQHVGHEPFAVLLGDDLIDPRDEILPRMLDVQQKHGGSVVLLLEVPQDQVHLYGCAAVEPTDETDVVRVTGLVEKPDPEEAPSNLALIGRYALSPAVFEILRHTPYGRGGEIQLTDALQTLATGDGDGHGVTGVVFRGRRYDTGDRLDYLKTVVRLAAERDDLGPDFRAWLTEYVGGTDFQQA, encoded by the coding sequence ATGACGACTGACGCACGGGCCACGAAGGCCGTCATCCCTGCCGCCGGTCTCGGCACCCGCTTCCTGCCGGCGACCAAGGCGACGCCGAAGGAGATGCTGCCGGTGGTCGACCGGCCCGCCATCCAGTACGTGGTGGAGGAGGCGGTCGCCGCCGGCCTCGACGACGTCCTCATGATCACCGGCCGGAGCAAGCGGGCGCTCGAGGACCACTTCGACCGCAACCTCGAGCTCGAGCACTCCCTCCAGGCCAAGGGCAAGGACTCGACCCTGCGGGCGGTCCAGGCCTCCAACGACCTCGGCACCATCCACTACGTCCGGCAGGGCGACCCCCGCGGCCTCGGTCACGCCGTGCTGTGCGCGGCCCAGCACGTCGGCCACGAGCCGTTCGCCGTGCTGCTCGGCGACGACCTCATCGACCCGCGCGACGAGATCCTGCCGCGCATGCTCGACGTCCAGCAGAAGCACGGCGGCAGCGTCGTCCTCCTCCTCGAGGTGCCGCAGGACCAGGTCCACCTCTACGGCTGCGCGGCCGTCGAGCCCACCGACGAGACGGACGTCGTCCGCGTCACCGGGCTCGTCGAGAAGCCCGATCCGGAGGAGGCGCCGAGCAACCTCGCCCTCATCGGCCGGTACGCGCTGTCCCCGGCCGTGTTCGAGATCCTGCGCCACACCCCGTACGGCCGTGGCGGCGAGATCCAGCTGACCGACGCCCTGCAGACCCTCGCGACGGGCGACGGGGACGGCCACGGCGTCACCGGCGTCGTGTTCCGCGGTCGCCGCTACGACACGGGCGACCGCCTCGACTACCTCAAGACCGTCGTCCGGCTCGCGGCGGAGCGCGACGACCTCGGGCCGGACTTCCGGGCGTGGCTGACGGAGTACGTCGGCGGGACGGACTTCCAGCAGGCGTGA
- a CDS encoding diguanylate cyclase — protein MSIRWRLFAALVAAAVVPLLGVFTIVGVLLPWQVGEAEQARLRQIAAAASSLLVAECAAVADRAALVTAQLQAQVSATAAEVSPERAFSQAAAGVSGTAVTNGDPWTVVVLDRDGVVVGSAGEAVPAAVETPEVVARADCSSGSVLTADGDVVLADTVDVTFIGPGGQVVEQGSVLVAAPLDDELLGRVTEAAGLRTGSILLLNGDDVVAASGSLSADDEIAGNLAAAAVADADGVGRVVDQRFVSRQVFGDDVRVVAVGEPRGLVGQQLVIAFVASVFGTALLIWLLSATILRPLRDVADLARRIAAGDDTAEVPTAPDDRDLRGVSSVLGSLARDLRAREEGVQRQQEVFAHALQQTHDRDGLLQSVLQGALLAAEAPMGVAVHHDRGSRLGRRVLSLRERGRGDESGPLEEPLRTGLTRLADRALAEQALLQEPGGDTVGPTLAVPIGSSARPLGAVVVARPVGAPGYDSHALEAIAALAGNAGTALANIKDHLEVERLSVTDPLTGVHNFRHLSTMLVRELERAVRFGHPLGVLMVDLDRFKAVNDTHGHAAGDAVLRELARRVTECVREVDTVARYGGEEFALLLPETDLDGATALAERILAALRVEPFRLPDGAPPIPVSASIGIAAYPQHGTTGTDLMRAADRALYEAKEAGRDRARVARLPGGEPSPVVPAGARD, from the coding sequence GTGAGCATCCGGTGGCGGCTGTTCGCCGCGCTCGTCGCCGCGGCCGTCGTCCCCCTGCTCGGGGTGTTCACCATCGTCGGCGTCCTGCTGCCGTGGCAGGTCGGCGAGGCGGAGCAGGCCCGGCTGCGCCAGATCGCCGCCGCCGCGTCGTCGCTGCTCGTCGCCGAGTGCGCCGCGGTCGCCGACCGGGCGGCCCTCGTCACCGCGCAGCTGCAGGCGCAGGTCTCCGCCACGGCCGCCGAGGTCTCCCCCGAGCGGGCGTTCTCCCAGGCCGCCGCGGGCGTGAGCGGGACCGCGGTCACCAACGGGGACCCCTGGACGGTCGTCGTCCTCGACCGCGACGGGGTGGTGGTCGGCTCCGCGGGCGAGGCCGTGCCCGCCGCCGTCGAGACACCCGAGGTCGTCGCGCGGGCGGACTGCAGCAGCGGGAGCGTGCTCACCGCCGACGGCGACGTCGTCCTCGCCGACACCGTCGACGTCACCTTCATCGGCCCGGGCGGCCAGGTCGTCGAGCAGGGGTCGGTGCTCGTCGCCGCGCCCCTCGACGACGAGCTGCTCGGCCGCGTGACGGAGGCCGCGGGCCTGCGGACGGGCAGCATCCTGCTGCTGAACGGCGACGACGTCGTCGCCGCGAGCGGCAGCCTGTCCGCGGACGACGAGATCGCGGGCAACCTCGCCGCGGCCGCCGTCGCGGACGCCGACGGCGTCGGGCGGGTGGTCGACCAGCGCTTCGTCAGCCGCCAGGTGTTCGGCGACGACGTGCGGGTGGTCGCGGTCGGCGAGCCGCGGGGCCTGGTGGGGCAGCAGCTCGTCATCGCCTTCGTCGCGAGCGTCTTCGGCACCGCCCTGCTCATCTGGCTGCTGTCGGCGACGATCCTGCGTCCCCTCCGCGACGTCGCCGACCTCGCCCGGCGCATCGCCGCGGGCGACGACACCGCCGAGGTGCCGACCGCCCCGGACGACCGGGACCTCCGCGGCGTCTCGAGCGTCCTCGGCTCCCTCGCCCGCGACCTGCGGGCCCGCGAGGAGGGCGTCCAGCGCCAGCAGGAGGTGTTCGCCCACGCGCTGCAGCAGACCCACGACCGCGACGGGCTCCTGCAGTCGGTCCTCCAGGGAGCGCTGCTCGCGGCGGAGGCGCCCATGGGCGTGGCCGTCCACCACGACCGGGGGTCCCGGCTGGGCCGTCGGGTGCTGTCGCTGCGCGAGCGGGGCCGGGGCGACGAGAGCGGACCCCTGGAGGAGCCGCTGCGGACGGGCCTCACCCGGCTCGCGGACCGCGCGCTCGCCGAGCAGGCGCTGCTGCAGGAGCCGGGCGGCGACACGGTCGGACCGACCCTCGCGGTGCCCATCGGCAGCAGCGCCCGTCCCCTCGGGGCCGTCGTCGTCGCTCGGCCCGTCGGGGCGCCCGGCTACGACTCGCACGCCCTGGAGGCCATCGCGGCGCTCGCCGGCAACGCCGGCACGGCCCTGGCGAACATCAAGGACCACCTGGAGGTGGAGCGGCTGTCGGTGACGGACCCGCTCACGGGCGTCCACAACTTCCGCCACCTCAGCACCATGCTCGTGCGCGAGCTCGAGCGCGCCGTGCGGTTCGGCCACCCGCTCGGGGTGCTCATGGTCGACCTCGACCGGTTCAAGGCCGTCAACGACACCCACGGCCACGCGGCGGGCGACGCCGTGCTCCGGGAGCTCGCGCGTCGCGTCACCGAGTGCGTCCGCGAGGTCGACACCGTCGCCCGCTACGGCGGGGAGGAGTTCGCCCTCCTCCTGCCGGAGACCGACCTCGACGGCGCCACGGCGCTGGCCGAGCGCATCCTCGCGGCGTTGCGCGTGGAGCCGTTCCGGCTGCCGGACGGTGCACCGCCGATCCCGGTCAGCGCGTCCATCGGCATCGCGGCGTACCCGCAGCACGGCACGACCGGCACCGACCTCATGCGCGCCGCCGACCGGGCCCTGTACGAGGCGAAGGAGGCCGGGCGGGACCGCGCCCGCGTCGCGCGGCTGCCCGGGGGGGAGCCCAGTCCCGTCGTGCCCGCCGGGGCCCGTGACTGA
- a CDS encoding 5-formyltetrahydrofolate cyclo-ligase — translation MTSGHDGDKAALRLAVRRRRAGADEATRREAADRHAGLVGAVLDLRPGAAATVACYASIGDEPRTAPLRAALAARGVEVLLPWLRPDLDLDWVRDPGPAATTGREHALRPPGDRLGPDAVGRCGVVVVPALAVDAAGTRLGQGGGSYDRALARLRASPAGAAVPVVAVLSCAEELLPGAALPRETHDVAVDAVLLPDGLRVLRGQPDEGEPAGHGRS, via the coding sequence ATGACCAGCGGACACGACGGCGACAAGGCCGCCCTGCGTCTCGCCGTGCGGCGCCGGCGCGCCGGGGCCGACGAGGCGACCCGGCGCGAGGCCGCGGACCGGCACGCGGGGCTCGTCGGCGCCGTCCTCGACCTCCGGCCCGGCGCAGCGGCGACCGTCGCGTGCTACGCCTCGATCGGGGACGAGCCCCGGACGGCGCCGCTGCGGGCGGCGCTCGCCGCGCGGGGTGTCGAGGTCCTGCTGCCGTGGCTGCGCCCCGACCTCGACCTCGACTGGGTGCGCGACCCCGGCCCGGCCGCGACGACCGGGCGGGAGCACGCCCTGCGCCCGCCCGGGGACCGGCTCGGCCCGGACGCGGTCGGGCGCTGCGGGGTCGTGGTCGTGCCCGCGCTCGCCGTCGACGCCGCCGGCACCCGGCTCGGGCAGGGGGGTGGCTCCTACGACCGTGCCCTGGCGCGGCTGCGGGCCTCCCCGGCGGGTGCCGCGGTGCCCGTCGTCGCCGTGCTGTCGTGTGCTGAGGAGCTGCTCCCGGGCGCGGCGCTGCCGCGGGAGACGCACGACGTCGCCGTCGACGCCGTCCTGCTCCCCGACGGGCTGCGGGTGCTCCGCGGGCAGCCGGACGAGGGGGAGCCGGCCGGGCACGGCCGGTCGTGA
- a CDS encoding penicillin acylase family protein, whose amino-acid sequence MARRGGPASGPGTGGPATRGGHGRLVRRVLVAVAAVVVLALVAGAALVTVAVRAPVPDRAGRQVLPGLSGPVEVLRDARGVPHVYADTAADLFAAQGYLHAQDRFFEMDLRRHITAGRLSELVGADEAALEADAVIRTLGWRRTGEAELALLDPATIEHLEAYARGVDAWTADRSPRQLSLAYTVLGLQVPVGPVEPWTPADSVAWLKALAWDLRSNYSAELGRGLLLAEGLTDERVAQLYPDYPAEHPSIVRDGETERPVGTQGAPVPRLPATAGPALVRAADALAAVDGLTGLAGSARAGGTAEGLGSNSWVVSGQHTASGAPLLANDPHLAPASPSTWYQVGLHCRVVDDDCPYDVTGFSFSGMPGVFIGQTPDLAWGLTTLYADHTDLVVERVVGDAQERDGRLVPLQVREEVIEVAGGDPVPLRVRVGDSGPLLSDALDTLRPLAGVVDGTAQTDAQTDAQTDAGTGPDADAEVEHAVALRWTATEPGTTLDAVFAINRARSADEVVAAARLLDVPGQNIVFAETGVGGAVGYVTPSAVPVRGAGDGLTPVPGWDSAYDWQGDVPRDALPVVVDPARGWLVTANNAVLTPGGTLDTALYLGDDTDLGYRARVLEDRLAALVDRGDVTVEDMLDLQLDATSPLVVTVVPAVLAATGEVPDGTTREALDVLGSWDGDQPVDSAGAAYAAAVWVEVLARTFHDELPPALHPDGGSRWVRAVDLLLDDPDDPWWDDVTTPGVETRDDVLRAAAVAAADRLAAELGDDPAGWRWGALHTLTPTHTPLGGDAVPWPVRRLFNLPERGLAGGISTVDAASYDAADGFGVTAVPSMRMVVDLADRDASRWVDLTGVSGHPTDRYHGDQWETWASGGTFPMPATRAAVEAAATVRLELVPAD is encoded by the coding sequence GTGGCGCGACGAGGCGGCCCGGCGTCCGGTCCGGGGACGGGGGGACCGGCGACCCGGGGCGGCCACGGGCGGCTCGTGCGACGGGTCCTCGTCGCGGTGGCCGCCGTCGTCGTCCTCGCCCTCGTCGCGGGCGCGGCGCTGGTGACGGTCGCGGTCCGCGCGCCGGTGCCGGACCGCGCCGGCCGGCAGGTCCTGCCCGGGCTGTCCGGGCCCGTCGAGGTGCTGCGTGACGCCCGCGGCGTCCCCCACGTGTACGCCGACACCGCCGCGGACCTGTTCGCCGCCCAGGGCTACCTCCACGCGCAGGACCGCTTCTTCGAGATGGACCTGCGCCGCCACATCACCGCCGGGCGGCTGTCGGAGCTCGTGGGCGCCGACGAGGCCGCCCTCGAGGCCGACGCCGTCATCCGCACCCTCGGGTGGCGGCGCACGGGCGAGGCGGAGCTCGCCCTCCTCGACCCCGCGACGATCGAGCACCTCGAGGCCTACGCCCGCGGGGTCGACGCGTGGACCGCCGACCGCTCGCCGCGGCAGCTGTCGCTGGCGTACACCGTCCTCGGGCTGCAGGTGCCGGTCGGGCCGGTCGAACCGTGGACGCCCGCGGACTCCGTCGCCTGGCTGAAGGCCCTCGCGTGGGACCTGCGCTCCAACTACTCCGCCGAGCTCGGTCGCGGCCTGCTGCTCGCCGAGGGCCTCACCGACGAGCGGGTCGCGCAGCTGTACCCCGACTACCCCGCCGAGCACCCGAGCATCGTCCGCGACGGCGAGACGGAGCGGCCGGTGGGCACCCAGGGGGCGCCCGTCCCGCGGCTGCCCGCGACCGCCGGTCCCGCCCTCGTCCGCGCCGCGGACGCCCTCGCCGCCGTCGACGGCCTGACGGGTCTCGCCGGGTCCGCTCGCGCCGGGGGCACGGCCGAGGGGCTCGGCTCGAACTCGTGGGTGGTGTCGGGGCAGCACACCGCGAGCGGGGCGCCGCTGCTCGCGAACGACCCCCACCTCGCGCCCGCCTCGCCGTCCACCTGGTACCAGGTCGGGCTGCACTGCCGCGTGGTCGACGACGACTGCCCGTACGACGTCACCGGGTTCTCCTTCTCCGGCATGCCCGGGGTGTTCATCGGGCAGACCCCGGACCTCGCGTGGGGGCTCACGACCCTCTACGCCGACCACACCGACCTCGTCGTCGAGCGGGTCGTCGGGGACGCGCAGGAGCGCGACGGCAGGCTCGTGCCGCTCCAGGTGCGCGAGGAGGTCATCGAGGTGGCCGGTGGCGACCCGGTGCCGCTGCGGGTGCGGGTGGGGGACTCCGGACCGCTGCTGAGCGACGCGCTCGACACGCTGCGCCCGCTCGCGGGGGTCGTCGACGGCACCGCGCAGACCGACGCGCAGACCGACGCGCAGACCGACGCCGGGACCGGGCCGGACGCCGACGCCGAGGTGGAGCACGCCGTCGCCCTGCGCTGGACCGCGACGGAGCCCGGCACCACCCTCGACGCCGTCTTCGCGATCAACCGGGCTCGCTCGGCCGACGAGGTCGTCGCGGCCGCGCGGCTGCTCGACGTGCCCGGCCAGAACATCGTGTTCGCCGAGACCGGGGTGGGCGGCGCCGTCGGCTACGTGACGCCGTCCGCGGTGCCGGTCCGCGGCGCGGGCGACGGGCTCACGCCCGTCCCGGGCTGGGACAGCGCCTACGACTGGCAGGGCGACGTGCCCCGCGACGCCCTGCCGGTCGTCGTCGACCCCGCCCGCGGCTGGCTCGTCACGGCGAACAACGCCGTCCTCACCCCCGGCGGGACGCTCGACACCGCCCTGTACCTCGGCGACGACACCGACCTCGGCTACCGCGCGCGCGTGCTGGAGGACCGGCTCGCGGCGCTCGTCGACCGGGGTGACGTCACGGTCGAGGACATGCTCGACCTGCAGCTCGACGCGACGAGCCCGCTCGTCGTCACCGTCGTGCCCGCGGTCCTCGCCGCCACGGGCGAGGTGCCGGACGGCACGACCCGGGAGGCGCTCGACGTCCTGGGGAGCTGGGACGGCGACCAGCCGGTCGACAGCGCCGGGGCGGCGTACGCGGCGGCCGTGTGGGTCGAGGTGCTCGCCCGGACCTTCCACGACGAGCTGCCGCCCGCCCTGCACCCCGACGGCGGCTCCCGCTGGGTCCGGGCCGTCGACCTGCTCCTCGACGACCCCGACGACCCCTGGTGGGACGACGTCACGACACCCGGCGTCGAGACCCGCGACGACGTGCTGCGGGCCGCGGCCGTCGCCGCCGCCGACCGGCTCGCCGCGGAGCTCGGCGACGACCCCGCCGGGTGGCGGTGGGGTGCCCTCCACACCCTCACCCCGACGCACACCCCGCTCGGCGGGGACGCCGTGCCGTGGCCCGTGCGCCGCCTGTTCAACCTGCCCGAGCGGGGTCTGGCCGGTGGGATCTCCACCGTCGACGCCGCCTCCTACGACGCCGCGGACGGCTTCGGGGTGACGGCGGTGCCGAGCATGCGGATGGTCGTCGACCTCGCCGACCGCGACGCGTCCCGCTGGGTCGACCTCACGGGGGTCTCCGGGCACCCCACCGACCGCTACCACGGGGACCAGTGGGAGACGTGGGCGAGCGGCGGCACCTTCCCGATGCCGGCGACGCGCGCCGCGGTCGAGGCGGCCGCGACGGTGCGCCTCGAGCTGGTCCCCGCCGACTAG
- a CDS encoding potassium/proton antiporter: protein MTTGPGDPAAAGGASVVPETLPWALPSALPVTLPVPETAEGVLVVVALVLLTAVAAVRLSSRTGLPSLLLYLGLGVLLGEDVLGVEFDDEELTQAIGYTALALILAEGGLTTRWAAIKDQLGPAASLATLGTVVSFLVTGLGAWLVLDVDLLTGLLLGAVVASTDSAAVFSVLRSVRLPRRLVGILEAESGLNDAPAVLAVLALTAAAAGRSDDPWWVSALLAVLSLAVGVGVGLGVARLGAALLRRLAAPASGPFPLAVFAVLAVAYGGATLLGGSGFISVYVAALVLGNARLPHGGATRGFATSLGWFAQIGLFVLLGLLATPSRLPEAIGPALLITAVLVLLARPASVVVSTVWFRVPWRDQAFLSWAGLRGAVPIVLATIPILEGVTGSRRIFDVVFVVVVVSVLLQAPTLPWLARRLGLQEDEATDMDVESTPLGRMGADLLEVQVHERSRLHGVTVQELRLPKPAHVSLVVRPDGALVPTPTTVLRRGDAVLVVTTPAIRETVERRIRAVSEGGRLAGWGEPGGTDGRRRPG, encoded by the coding sequence GTGACGACCGGGCCGGGTGACCCTGCCGCCGCCGGCGGGGCGTCCGTCGTGCCCGAGACCCTGCCGTGGGCCCTGCCGTCGGCCCTGCCCGTCACGCTGCCGGTGCCCGAGACGGCCGAGGGCGTGCTCGTCGTCGTCGCGCTCGTGCTCCTCACCGCCGTCGCCGCCGTGCGCCTGTCGAGCCGGACCGGCCTGCCGTCGCTGCTGCTCTACCTCGGTCTCGGCGTGCTCCTCGGCGAGGACGTGCTCGGCGTCGAGTTCGACGACGAGGAGCTGACGCAGGCCATCGGGTACACCGCGCTCGCCCTCATCCTCGCCGAGGGCGGCCTCACGACCCGGTGGGCCGCGATCAAGGACCAGCTCGGTCCCGCGGCGTCGCTCGCGACCCTCGGCACGGTCGTGTCGTTCCTCGTCACGGGGCTCGGGGCGTGGCTCGTCCTCGACGTCGACCTCCTCACCGGGCTGCTGCTGGGGGCGGTCGTCGCGAGCACCGACTCCGCGGCGGTGTTCTCCGTGCTGCGGTCGGTGCGGCTGCCGCGTCGGCTCGTCGGGATCCTCGAGGCGGAGTCCGGCCTCAACGACGCGCCCGCCGTCCTCGCCGTCCTCGCCCTCACCGCCGCGGCGGCGGGCCGCTCGGACGACCCGTGGTGGGTGTCGGCGCTGCTCGCCGTGCTCTCCCTCGCCGTCGGGGTCGGGGTCGGCCTCGGCGTCGCCCGGCTCGGGGCCGCGCTCCTGCGCCGGCTCGCCGCGCCCGCGTCGGGCCCGTTCCCCCTCGCGGTGTTCGCGGTCCTCGCCGTCGCCTACGGCGGGGCGACCCTGCTCGGCGGCAGCGGCTTCATCTCGGTCTACGTCGCGGCGCTCGTCCTCGGCAACGCGCGGCTCCCCCACGGCGGCGCGACGCGAGGGTTCGCGACGTCGCTCGGCTGGTTCGCGCAGATCGGCCTCTTCGTGCTGCTCGGACTGCTCGCGACGCCGTCGCGGCTGCCGGAGGCGATCGGGCCGGCGCTGCTCATCACCGCGGTCCTCGTGCTCCTCGCCCGGCCGGCGTCGGTCGTGGTCTCGACGGTGTGGTTCCGCGTGCCGTGGCGGGACCAGGCGTTCCTGTCGTGGGCGGGGCTGCGCGGGGCGGTCCCCATCGTGCTCGCGACCATCCCCATCCTCGAGGGGGTCACGGGCTCGCGGCGGATCTTCGACGTCGTATTCGTCGTCGTCGTCGTGAGCGTGCTCCTGCAGGCCCCGACCCTGCCGTGGCTCGCGCGGCGCCTCGGGCTGCAGGAGGACGAGGCGACCGACATGGACGTCGAGAGCACGCCCCTGGGGCGCATGGGGGCGGACCTCCTCGAGGTGCAGGTGCACGAGCGCTCGCGCCTGCACGGGGTCACGGTGCAGGAGCTGCGGCTGCCGAAGCCCGCGCACGTGTCCCTCGTCGTCCGTCCCGACGGCGCGCTCGTACCGACCCCGACCACGGTCCTCCGGCGCGGTGACGCCGTCCTCGTCGTGACGACGCCCGCCATCCGCGAGACGGTGGAACGACGCATCCGCGCCGTCAGCGAGGGCGGGCGACTCGCCGGCTGGGGCGAGCCCGGCGGAACGGACGGAAGGCGGCGCCCCGGATGA
- the folE gene encoding GTP cyclohydrolase I FolE codes for MPEPDLEAAESAARAFLDALGVDLDRPGLDRTPLRMAKAYAELFRPRPFTMTTFPNDENYDEMVVARDIPFTSVCEHHLLPFSGHATVGYLPGERILGLSKLARVVELFARRPQVQERMTQQVARWLDEHLSPKGVGVVLTAEHTCMTIRGVQAQGTTTTTSALLGRVRQDARTRAEFLAIAGR; via the coding sequence ATGCCCGAACCCGACCTGGAGGCGGCCGAGTCCGCCGCGCGGGCGTTCCTCGACGCGCTCGGCGTCGACCTCGACCGCCCCGGTCTCGACCGGACGCCGCTGCGGATGGCGAAGGCGTACGCGGAGCTGTTCCGGCCGCGGCCGTTCACGATGACGACGTTTCCGAACGACGAGAACTACGACGAGATGGTCGTGGCCCGCGACATCCCGTTCACCTCCGTCTGCGAGCACCACCTCCTGCCGTTCTCCGGTCACGCCACGGTCGGCTACCTGCCGGGTGAGCGGATCCTCGGGCTGTCGAAGCTCGCCCGCGTCGTCGAGCTGTTCGCCCGGCGCCCCCAGGTGCAGGAGCGGATGACGCAGCAGGTCGCCCGCTGGCTCGACGAGCACCTGTCGCCCAAGGGCGTCGGGGTCGTGCTGACGGCGGAGCACACGTGCATGACGATCCGCGGCGTCCAGGCGCAGGGCACGACCACCACGACGTCGGCGTTGCTCGGTCGCGTCCGTCAGGACGCCCGCACCCGCGCGGAGTTCCTCGCGATCGCCGGCCGCTGA